A stretch of the Candidatus Hydrogenedentota bacterium genome encodes the following:
- a CDS encoding glycosyltransferase family 2 protein yields MAKRVLVIIPAYNEEATIASVVTSLHDLVPDFDIVVIDDGSTDETAKVVRGLQGVELVRLPYNLGIGSAVQTGFKFALRHGYDVAIQCDADGQHPVAQMKSLVDRLERGDADMVIGSRYVSDSSYVPSWSRRL; encoded by the coding sequence ATGGCAAAACGTGTGTTAGTCATAATCCCGGCCTACAACGAGGAGGCGACCATTGCCTCTGTCGTAACCTCATTGCATGACCTTGTTCCTGATTTCGATATCGTTGTGATTGACGACGGTTCCACCGACGAAACCGCAAAGGTGGTGCGCGGACTTCAGGGTGTGGAGTTGGTCCGTTTACCCTACAACCTTGGCATCGGCAGCGCCGTACAGACCGGTTTCAAATTCGCTCTGCGCCACGGATACGACGTCGCCATACAATGCGACGCGGACGGTCAACACCCTGTCGCACAGATGAAGTCTCTCGTGGACCGCCTGGAAAGAGGCGACGCTGACATGGTCATCGGCTCGCGCTATGTCTCCGACAGCTCCTACGTCCCTTCTTGGAGCAGGCGTCT